TGTCCAAAGATtaaccctcgtgtcgccttcgggtcaatttgacccaatatGTTTATGTTGTGTTCTTCGTTcgtcaacaacaaaacataaagtaccACACTTAAAACTTGGaaacaataaataattaataattcttttaattttcttttttggggtcaggtcatattgacctcaaggtaaaatataaatgttaaataataaGGTAAGGAGGAGGGTTGAGATTGAAAACAAAGAGTTAAAAAGATACACGAAACACTCCTGGTCCATTTCATACGCTTTTATTTACATGCAATAGTGCTCCAGCGTGTACAACCACAGAACGGCTACACTGATAAGGGGGAGTAGATTCAGCATCTCCTTCATTTTGATTGCAGATGTCTCTGGCAAAGACTAATACTTAATGCACCAACCTGTGAGGGGGGAGTAATACTGACACCGGTCACTGGGCCCTCACCTGGCAGTCATTTGGTAACCAGCAAATGAGTAAACAGAAGTGGTTGCAGTATGAAGTTCAGCTTATCAATGACTGAGTTTAAGATTTTTCCAGGATCTCTCATTcagtgattttaaaaaaactatacaatatataatctCTTGCACTACAGAAACAAACATGATTTATGTCGCATACACTTGTTAATATCTTGTTAATGAACAATGCATAATACATTTGTGTTATTGCTGTACAGAATGACTGGCGGCTGCGTTTTGAAAACAACAGCACTAAAAGCAGGGAAGCACCTCATAACTACAGCGTCAGACTGGTTTGAATGGTCCCGTTGTGTGTACATAAAGCAAAGTACTTAAGGTCCCAACATTTAGGATGGAAGATATCTGTGAGGAATGACGTGAGGAGTGAGGAAGGTCTAGACATGAAGTGCTGAACTGAGAGGAATCCCTGCAGGCCTACGGTCCCCTCGCTGGTCTTCTTCACAAGGAATCACGTCTCTTATTATTTTCATCCACAGGAAATGCAGACAGTTCAGCAAATATCTTTTTTCAATGTGAAAATAACCTAATATACAGTTTGTACAAaagcataaatatataaatatctgatacaaaaataaatattttctcTCGTCTTCTGTTTGTTGAACAGTCTCTTATGCGTCTGTTGTGTTGGCGGTCCCTTCGTCCTCGGGGTACGCAACATTTGGGAGGATGTTCACTTCCTGTATCGTCACGTCTTGGGATTGTGGCGTTGTGGCTGCTGAAGACGATGTGGTGAAAATCCCTTCGTCTTCGAGAGATAGACGAGGAAAGGACGCtggctctgcagagaggaggagggaagagagatggTGAGAACAATGCAACGCTGGTCGTGGTGTTCAACGGAGGTTTAAATGTCATTTGTTTCCCATTCGCCACTAATACCGGCATATTTTAATGTACTAAAGGATTATCTCATAAGAAAAGCGCCGTTCAACAAGTGAAAGAACACACACGTACTGTAAATGAAGCCGTCCTCTGctttgtctccaatgcagaGGTCATCGCCTCCCAGTTCCTGTGAACCGTGGTGCTGATGGGAGGAGTCGAGGAGCTGAAGGGTGGAGTCATCCGGAGGACAGCAACTCTGTTCGTGATGGTCTGGACTCCTAAAGGATGACAggtttatattagggctgcaacttaTGAACAATGGGGACATTTATGTGCTGGCTAAGGGATTATTGACTCATGATGCAGTCCGGCTAGATTTAAATGAAATCAATGAAATTACCATCAAAACTATTTGAATGCAGCTCAACCAATACTATTCAGTCACTTTTTGCATGATTAACTCTTGTCTGCCCATGAGCAGTGTTTTTTGGCCCCACCCCccaatctgttgattatttacaAAGTATTTGCTTATGCCTGATGAGTGGTATAACACGTAAACGTACCTGGAGTAGTGGTAAACAGGAAGATGTCCATTTGACATCGTATGTGGCAACAACGTGTCACACTCCATATCAcagtccacctcctcctgcaaaGCACAAGATCATATGTTAAAAACAGTACATGGACAGCTGATTACAATTCACCCAATCACATAATTAGCTTCCTTTTATTGTACAATATGGATTGGACAATAGATAAAAAAATAGTAAGTGACAGTACCAATTGCTGCCAGTGATAAAAAACATACTTGGCTCATAATTAGTGGTTCATAATCAGAATCaaatgaaaatacacaaatacagtaaatgaaaaagaaaaaaaaaggcacagACGGGAAAGAAAATGGTAAATCAGCTATTTTTCAAAATGTCAATGATCGGTTCATCATTGTTGTTTCAATGCAGTCTTTAAGCTGCTGATGTTGTAGAAGTAGGGGCTCTATACTATATCCATGGTTTTGTACATTACTAGGTTTATTTATGTCTGGCACGCCGAGTGAAGCGTTcataaataagaaaagaaagtaTCATTATTTTAGAATTGGGAAAGCTAGTAACTGTAACAACCTATCTTTAACTATTTGAGTTGCTCCTACCTGCTGCAGGCCCGGCaggcggtgtgtgtggtggtgaggTTTGCCGTTCAGAGGGTATTCTCCGTATTCTCCGTTCACAGGGTAGACGCCATGTGGCGCCGTCATGCGGGCGTCCAGCGGGCAGTGGCCAACCAGCGTAAGTCCCTGGAGGGGAACCATGGTGTACTGGCATGAGGACACGGGGGCGACCACGGCAGGAAAACACAAGTCGGCCATTTGCTCTGAAAGCACAAAAAGACAATTACACGGCTGTCGAGGCAAAAACATTAACGACTGCAAAGAGGAACTGTGAGGAGCGCTCACTCTGCTTGGCCCACGCCCTCCAAAGGCAGAAGGGGATGAAGGCGACAATGATGAAGACGAAGGCTCCCAGGACAATACCAACTATGAGGTAGGGGAGGTCGCCGGGCCGAGGCACGAGTCCGCTGGGCTGTCCCAACCTGTGGTCAGGGGTCTCTGATGGAACCGGCCGCTGCTGATTGGGACGAGCTGAGGAGATAAAAAGTTGAAAATctgtttaaagaaaaaaagaaaagaaagctcaGACatgcaaaaaaggaaaaacacatgCTCCTGAAGTAAACTAAGCAACCAAAATGTCATCACTgcatcatttttacatttgtgtGAAATAGTCAAAATTAGCATAATCAATTATTGTGTTAGACACAAATGTTTTGTGACCTCAGTGAAATGTCGTGAAAAATATTATGAATTTCAATCCAAGTGTGCCTGAGACATCACACGGACGAGAAACGGCCCGACGACCCAAAAAAACATAACGGCAGCCGACATAATAATGACCTCACCTTTCGTTTCGAGGATCACCACGTTGCCAAATTCACTCTCTCCCTTCTCGTTGAAGCTCTGCATCTTGATGTCGTAGGCGGTCTCCGGCTGCAGGTCGGTGATTGAATGCCAGTATCGGTCTCCCTCCACCACATCCTTCTTGTAGTCGCTGTCATTATCGCTGTCTGTCGGCCGGTAGTAGATGTAGAAACCGTAGATGGGGGTGTTGTTTACGGGAGTGTACTgttgagagggaggaaagggaaaTCACGTCACCATCACAGTGAAATACATTGCACTGCGGGAAAAAGTCATTTTTACAccaattaataaaaacacaacggTTTTTTTTTGTAAGTCACTCACCGTCCATTTGAGAATGACGGTCGTCTCGTTGATGGCTTCATTGTAGGTGATGTAGGGGCCGTCCACAGGGCGTTCGTGGGTTCTCCCACCGACCACCGTGTACGCCTTCGACGGGGCGCTGGGTGGACTGGAACCGATAACGTTCACTGCCACAACACGAAACTTGTAGGACGTACCTACAGAGAGAGGGATCACCGTTAATAATCTGTCCCTAGGAAGCTCAACATTTTGTTGACTAATGATGTTTGTCTTAGCATCACTcggtgttttctttttgtgcgATTCGGTTATGATTGATGGCAGCAATTACTGAAATGACTGTAACAACAGTCATTATGCTGATGAATTTACAGGCCGTGGGAATGCAATTATGCAGGACAATCATCTTTGTAATTATATGGTACgacatcctcccccccccccccccccagcaagtCAGAAACAACTGCTGTGAAGAGCAacagtgtgtgtgaagatggcCGACCTTTCTCCAGGCCCGTGATCTCCACAGAGAGCCGCGATGGGGGGATGTTTTCCACCGCCGTCACCCAGTCCTCTCCGGCCTTCTTCACCTTCTTGTACTCCACCCGAAACGACTGGATGGGGAAGCCGCGGTTACCGCGGGGAATCCAAGTCACGTATGCCGAAGTCTCCGTTGCCGTGGAGACCGTGGGCTTGTCAGGGGCTTCGGGAGCTGCGCGGGAGGAGGAGCCGAGTCAGATGGAGGACATAAACTTCAAGACAGCATTCTGGAATTGTTATGACAGTGAAGGAAAAACACCACGTTCAGCACTTACTGAGAGCTCATCCTTCAGAGAcggaaaggaagaaaaagagatggagaagTTTCCATGTTAGTCAAAAGAAGAATGGTTAGCTCAGGGTCTTGCTGGAAAACATCAAGTTACAGTTAGTTTAGTAGAcgtgattttttaaaagttagtATAGTTAATAGGAGGTAGTGTTTGCAAAGGGGCACGGAGAGGAGCAGGACTGGCGGGTTACTTACGAGAGAGGCTTGGCGAAGGGACAGCAGGAGTTTTCGGTGGGTCAATTTGCCCTAAACCTCTGCGACCTGGAGACAGGAGAACACCCGTTAGAACAGTTTCAATTGAGGAGCTAGCATTTAAGCCACGGAACCACTTCTAATTGAATTCTCCTCTCAGGCAGAAGTCCAGTCATGCTAGCAGCTCTGGGAGGCTGTCCTGCTTTGATCTACATGGTAAGCGTGACAACTTGCTCTAAATGAAAATGcatttttctttacttttgcCAGTTCTGAAGGTCATCATAGCAGGTTGTCCCAACCCGGCACAGTTTTTGGCCGCCATCTCCACCTCATACAGGCTGTCTGGCTGCAGCTTAGCCAGAGTCAGCTTGTGGAGGGCGCCAGAGATACTGCTGGAGGTCCAGTCTGCTAGAGAAACTcccacctgagagagagagacaaaaagaggCACGAGTTACCGACAGAAAACTGAAatgaaaatacaatatttattcatgtatttaaacCGAGAATGCAGTGAACGGATTGCAATACCTTTCTGAATTTAACCATGTACTCCAGCACGGGGACTCCTCGTTCATGCCGCGGCCTCCAGGTGAGTTCGTAGTAGTCCGCCTTGCCCGTGCGTGGCAGGCTTAGGATGATGGGGGCCTCTGCAGGTAGAATCTGTCCTGGCATCTCGGAGCAGTCAAGAGGCAACATGGCCCCCGCGGCCCCCGGCATCACTGGCGGCTGCTCTCTCAGCACCTGATCTGGGCTGAGCGGCCGATAGATCGAGGGCAGCTTCACCCTGGATGAAATCCCTGGAAAGAGAAGAAATACGTCTTAGCATCTAAAAGCCTGTGACTGAAGTAACACATGTTCTAATCATTTATCTTGACTTACCGGTTGATACTGTGATGAGGCGAGCAGACGCCTGTGAGCTGCCCACCCCGTTCTCGGCCATGCACTGGTACAGTCCGTCGTCCTGAGGGCCCACGTTGGAGACACGCAGCGCCCGGGAGGACAGGCGGTGGCGAGGAGACGGTGCGAGGGGACGGGCGTTGTGAAGCCACATCACTGAGGGAGTGGGTTTACCGCGGGCCTGGCATGTGAACCGCACCGTCTCCCCGTACACgacctcctgctgctgcagctccacCGTCACCCGAGGAGGCTCTGCAGGGAAGGAACACACAGCGAGGAGGCTGGTTCAAAACCGTGAATGTTAATGTGTGCATAGGTGGGATTGTGCAAGAGCGTTCAGGGGGGCTGCCGCTGGAGGTCATTTTCCTAAGAGCTGAGGCGATTAATCGTTCAACAGAACTAGATTATTCTATGAATTACAACtatttctttactttttaaagtttaaGCTCCAACAAAGTCAATTGTATGAGCACATGCGAGTAAAACCATAATGATGCACGTGTGCGTGCGTAAAGACTGTATGGGGctgagaggggtgggggtgggggggttgagCCAGGCTGGCGAGTTGATGGTTGGCTGCTTGTGAATCAGGGGAAAGCAGCTCATTACAGCAGCTCTCTGGCTTTAATTAGAGCCAGCTGCAGAGAGACAAGcccacaagagagagagacacacacacacacacacacacagtaaatcaCTTTAAAAACAGTCATCCATAACCTAGACACACTCAATCAAGTCCTGCTTGAGAACAGAGCGCTCTGTCTCCACAGACTACTTCTTACACAACACCTCCCAGGCTTAcatgccgccgccgcccccccccccacacacacacacgtctaattATTAAATCCATGACACAGACAAAAAAACTCTACAAAAAACATTGCAGAGTCAAATGAACAAACCCCATTCACTAGGAAAAGCCTTTACTGGAATTAGCATTTAACAGGTATTTATAGAAGCCCAAAGCAGCCGACGCACAACATGCCAGCGTTCCTCGACTCCCCTGTTCAGGTGTACTCACCAAACACTTGCACGTCGTAGAGCACCGTGGCAGAGCTGGCCGAGCTGATGCCGTTGTCCGCTCGGCAAATGTAAGTGCCCGAGTCGGCCTCGCCCACCACGTCGATCAGCAGGTTGCTGAGCAGGAAGCGAGTCTTGTTGTGGGAACCCAAGTCCTGCCCATCTTTTGCCCATATGACGTGAGGAGTGGGGATGCCACTGGCCACGCATTCCAACACCAGCCGCTGGCCTTTGGTCACCATGATGGACCGAGACGACGGTGGGTAAATGATGCGCGCCGCCTCCGAGGTGGAGCCTGGAAAAGAGGAGGACAGTCAGGGTGGGAACACAACATCCATACGATGAGAAACGGTCCGCGGAGATCTCTCCGCCCTTCTCCATTTCCTTAAATTGCTGGTATGCGTGTTGCAGCTGAAACTGCATCCAGACTACGAAGGATTTAAATCACGATGCAAGTCAAAGAACTTTCATCTCGGCCTTTgaagatgcaaaaaaaaaaaaagtgtcccgGCAAGAAGGTATGATAAAAGTCTCGCACCATGTGCAACACACGTGTCCACAGCAACACGCTCTTAGATAATGTCCTTTCTGCTGTCATCACTTATTGACGGACCGGTTTACATTTCAGATGGACCTTTTTGCACATCTTTAAATCCTTCATTAGAATGCCTTAAAGCCTTCATTAGAATGACGATGACTCACGGCGTATGCGCAGGCGGTCCGTGGAGCTGGATGTTTTGATCTCCTGGGTGATGGGGTTGTAGGCAGCACACTTGTACGTCCCCTCGTCTTCCTGCGTGGCGTTGGCTATCTGCAGGTTCCCTGATGGCATGATGAGGTAGTTTCCTACAGAATCAAATGAAAGATTAAAGCAAAGAATTCTGATTAGTATTTATTAATGATAAAAGTGTATTGTGGCCTCGTGTTTAATACTACGCAATACAATCCTCTACAGTTGAGTGGTGATAAAAAGGATTCACAGAGGACAGTGTGCTGGACAAGTAATAATGTATCAGCAAACACATGAGATCAGGTTAaacataaatgtttttaaacttaTGTGGAAATATACAAGAAAATACACAGATATGACTCAGACAGTGAGGGAGCCGCAGGAAAATTGAGTCCATATTGTGAAACACTGTAATCGGAGTACGATGTGCCATTCCAGCACAGGTTTGCACGTCGCCAGAGACCACAAGGTGGCGCCGCAGAGTCTGACGAGGCAGTCAGTGAATGTGGTATTCATTTCCTCACAGATAAGCTGCAGATATCAGTACCTACAGCTCCCAGACATTATCAGCAGACCAGCCACAAACCACTGGagcttttcttctcttccaaGCAACTTAGAAGTAAATAGTTAGAAAAATAAACAACCGCATTCCCACGTTTCAACATTCTCCAGATAATACCCTTATCACCGCTTTCATAATGGGCCAGATAGCAGGATTATAGCATTCCGGTAAATTATGAAGACAGCATGAGAATtagggagggaggtagggagAGATTTGGGGGGGGATGTTAATGAACTGAAGCAGCTCCGTACCTTTGGATGTTTCCAGCCACTCCTGTTTGACACTGTAGCGGACCTGGGCCTTGGGCTGGCTTTCGGGGAGGTGACATTCAATAATCGCAGTGTTGCCTTCGTCCACCTCGATCTCATGCTGGTCATCGGACTCAAAATCCCGCAGCTCTGAAAAACACACGGGCGAGGGAAAAGTCAGTGCCGTCCGATCGGTGCCACACAGATCAGTCTTTCATGGTCGGAATACACCGCGGGAATCTCGTCTGTCTGCACACGTATACAGACAGTTGGAGAAGAAACCACAATAATCTGGGCAATAATAAACTGGATGATAGCTGCGCCGTTTCCATGTTGGTTGTCCTCATTGTCTCAGAACCACATTCCCACAACTTCTCCAAAGTGCCTCCTCTTTGAGAGAAAGCCTCCATTTAGTCGTTTCTTTCTCTCCGCTGGCTTTCCATCTGCTTCAAGTCACAGGAATTTTCTCGCTCATTCGTCAGTTTTATGCAACGATGTCCAAACGCCTAACATGTTGTCTGTAGCATTCAAGTAGGTGTCATTAATCCTGTCAAACATTATACTGGGACTGGAGCCGGTTCTGTGGGAAATGGGTGGAGTGGGATTACTGGGGCCATGTGCTGCGACTGTgtcccacagacacacagtctaCGCAGCAGACACTCAtgcgacctctgaccttccaaacccctcccccccccctcccctgcctGAGTGGCCCAGAGGCCTGGCCATGGGGTCAAAGGTGAGAGGTGTCCATCCTATAGAGTTTCAAAGAAAGATATCCATTTTGGGTTTGGAAGGAAGCAGCAAAACTCGGCTCTTAAGAAGccggaaagaagaagaaaaccccACAAAAATCGTAGCGGGGGGACGCTGCCATTTTAGAGATTTGAAGCCGAGGGAAACTAAAATGACACTCCgaaaaggaaaaagggaggAAGGCAACAGGACAGGAAGGGAAAAAACAGAGCAACAACTGGAGACATGTGTCATGAAGGAGTCGAGCAGTGaaattaaagataaataaaacttCTGCAGGAACGTAATTAAATGTCTGCCAGCTCCTTGTTGATTTATTCTTTACAAACATGGCCTCTCTCCATTCTTTCCAGAGGTGCTAAAACTGACGTGTTTTTCTTGGACCAGCCAGCGCTCTCTGGCAAGAAGACCACGCTGCTGGTTTATACAGTCGTCTGATGAGACTTTGTATACAGCTCCAACTCAAGAAGTAAAGTTTAGTAAAGGCCAGAGTGTCTACTGATAGGGGCAGCAAAGTGATGTACTCACAGCACTGAACAAACACCTTCACTGCATGCAGCGGATTTATTCACATAGCATGTTGGATCTGCCTCTCGGTTTGTCAGGGGGCGCTTtaatgggacacacacac
The Pseudoliparis swirei isolate HS2019 ecotype Mariana Trench chromosome 16, NWPU_hadal_v1, whole genome shotgun sequence DNA segment above includes these coding regions:
- the boc gene encoding brother of CDO isoform X1 → MQHPVRKVSPISSSHSGGSVWKMSGKRDWTPWMKKRRAPVLCALGAVLLCCLQSGAALPDEAPLFSEEPVSVVQKLGGSVNLRCRAQPASANISWRLNGQELVDEHVELGPSGLFIPALSNLTVGRYQCVASTSAGALASVPANVTAAKLRDFESDDQHEIEVDEGNTAIIECHLPESQPKAQVRYSVKQEWLETSKGNYLIMPSGNLQIANATQEDEGTYKCAAYNPITQEIKTSSSTDRLRIRRSTSEAARIIYPPSSRSIMVTKGQRLVLECVASGIPTPHVIWAKDGQDLGSHNKTRFLLSNLLIDVVGEADSGTYICRADNGISSASSATVLYDVQVFEPPRVTVELQQQEVVYGETVRFTCQARGKPTPSVMWLHNARPLAPSPRHRLSSRALRVSNVGPQDDGLYQCMAENGVGSSQASARLITVSTGISSRVKLPSIYRPLSPDQVLREQPPVMPGAAGAMLPLDCSEMPGQILPAEAPIILSLPRTGKADYYELTWRPRHERGVPVLEYMVKFRKVGVSLADWTSSSISGALHKLTLAKLQPDSLYEVEMAAKNCAGLGQPAMMTFRTGKSRRGLGQIDPPKTPAVPSPSLSPPEAPDKPTVSTATETSAYVTWIPRGNRGFPIQSFRVEYKKVKKAGEDWVTAVENIPPSRLSVEITGLEKGTSYKFRVVAVNVIGSSPPSAPSKAYTVVGGRTHERPVDGPYITYNEAINETTVILKWTYTPVNNTPIYGFYIYYRPTDSDNDSDYKKDVVEGDRYWHSITDLQPETAYDIKMQSFNEKGESEFGNVVILETKDFQLFISSARPNQQRPVPSETPDHRLGQPSGLVPRPGDLPYLIVGIVLGAFVFIIVAFIPFCLWRAWAKQKQMADLCFPAVVAPVSSCQYTMVPLQGLTLVGHCPLDARMTAPHGVYPVNGEYGEYPLNGKPHHHTHRLPGLQQEEVDCDMECDTLLPHTMSNGHLPVYHYSRSPDHHEQSCCPPDDSTLQLLDSSHQHHGSQELGGDDLCIGDKAEDGFIYKPASFPRLSLEDEGIFTTSSSAATTPQSQDVTIQEVNILPNVAYPEDEGTANTTDA
- the boc gene encoding brother of CDO isoform X4, which codes for MSGKRDWTPWMKKRRAPVLCALGAVLLCCLQSGAALPDEAPLFSEEPVSVVQKLGGSVNLRCRAQPASANISWRLNGQELVDEHVELGPSGLFIPALSNLTVGRYQCVASTSAGALASVPANVTAAKLRDFESDDQHEIEVDEGNTAIIECHLPESQPKAQVRYSVKQEWLETSKGNYLIMPSGNLQIANATQEDEGTYKCAAYNPITQEIKTSSSTDRLRIRRSTSEAARIIYPPSSRSIMVTKGQRLVLECVASGIPTPHVIWAKDGQDLGSHNKTRFLLSNLLIDVVGEADSGTYICRADNGISSASSATVLYDVQVFEPPRVTVELQQQEVVYGETVRFTCQARGKPTPSVMWLHNARPLAPSPRHRLSSRALRVSNVGPQDDGLYQCMAENGVGSSQASARLITVSTGISSRVKLPSIYRPLSPDQVLREQPPVMPGAAGAMLPLDCSEMPGQILPAEAPIILSLPRTGKADYYELTWRPRHERGVPVLEYMVKFRKVGVSLADWTSSSISGALHKLTLAKLQPDSLYEVEMAAKNCAGLGQPAMMTFRTGKSRRGLGQIDPPKTPAVPSPSLSPPEAPDKPTVSTATETSAYVTWIPRGNRGFPIQSFRVEYKKVKKAGEDWVTAVENIPPSRLSVEITGLEKGTSYKFRVVAVNVIGSSPPSAPSKAYTVVGGRTHERPVDGPYITYNEAINETTVILKWTYTPVNNTPIYGFYIYYRPTDSDNDSDYKKDVVEGDRYWHSITDLQPETAYDIKMQSFNEKGESEFGNVVILETKDFQLFISSARPNQQRPVPSETPDHRLGQPSGLVPRPGDLPYLIVGIVLGAFVFIIVAFIPFCLWRAWAKQKQMADLCFPAVVAPVSSCQYTMVPLQGLTLVGHCPLDARMTAPHGVYPVNGEYGEYPLNGKPHHHTHRLPGLQQEEVDCDMECDTLLPHTMSNGHLPVYHYSRSPDHHEQSCCPPDDSTLQLLDSSHQHHGSQELGGDDLCIGDKAEDGFIYKPASFPRLSLEDEGIFTTSSSAATTPQSQDVTIQEVNILPNVAYPEDEGTANTTDA
- the boc gene encoding brother of CDO isoform X3, which encodes MCFWGSVWKMSGKRDWTPWMKKRRAPVLCALGAVLLCCLQSGAALPDEAPLFSEEPVSVVQKLGGSVNLRCRAQPASANISWRLNGQELVDEHVELGPSGLFIPALSNLTVGRYQCVASTSAGALASVPANVTAAKLRDFESDDQHEIEVDEGNTAIIECHLPESQPKAQVRYSVKQEWLETSKGNYLIMPSGNLQIANATQEDEGTYKCAAYNPITQEIKTSSSTDRLRIRRSTSEAARIIYPPSSRSIMVTKGQRLVLECVASGIPTPHVIWAKDGQDLGSHNKTRFLLSNLLIDVVGEADSGTYICRADNGISSASSATVLYDVQVFEPPRVTVELQQQEVVYGETVRFTCQARGKPTPSVMWLHNARPLAPSPRHRLSSRALRVSNVGPQDDGLYQCMAENGVGSSQASARLITVSTGISSRVKLPSIYRPLSPDQVLREQPPVMPGAAGAMLPLDCSEMPGQILPAEAPIILSLPRTGKADYYELTWRPRHERGVPVLEYMVKFRKVGVSLADWTSSSISGALHKLTLAKLQPDSLYEVEMAAKNCAGLGQPAMMTFRTGKSRRGLGQIDPPKTPAVPSPSLSPPEAPDKPTVSTATETSAYVTWIPRGNRGFPIQSFRVEYKKVKKAGEDWVTAVENIPPSRLSVEITGLEKGTSYKFRVVAVNVIGSSPPSAPSKAYTVVGGRTHERPVDGPYITYNEAINETTVILKWTYTPVNNTPIYGFYIYYRPTDSDNDSDYKKDVVEGDRYWHSITDLQPETAYDIKMQSFNEKGESEFGNVVILETKDFQLFISSARPNQQRPVPSETPDHRLGQPSGLVPRPGDLPYLIVGIVLGAFVFIIVAFIPFCLWRAWAKQKQMADLCFPAVVAPVSSCQYTMVPLQGLTLVGHCPLDARMTAPHGVYPVNGEYGEYPLNGKPHHHTHRLPGLQQEEVDCDMECDTLLPHTMSNGHLPVYHYSRSPDHHEQSCCPPDDSTLQLLDSSHQHHGSQELGGDDLCIGDKAEDGFIYKPASFPRLSLEDEGIFTTSSSAATTPQSQDVTIQEVNILPNVAYPEDEGTANTTDA
- the boc gene encoding brother of CDO isoform X2 → MQHPVRKVSPISSSHSGGSVWKMSGKRDWTPWMKKRRAPVLCALGAVLLCCLQSGAALPDEAPLFSEEPVSVVQKLGGSVNLRCRAQPASANISWRLNGQELVDEHVELGPSGLFIPALSNLTVGRYQCVASTSAGALASVPANVTAAKLRDFESDDQHEIEVDEGNTAIIECHLPESQPKAQVRYSVKQEWLETSKGNYLIMPSGNLQIANATQEDEGTYKCAAYNPITQEIKTSSSTDRLRIRRSTSEAARIIYPPSSRSIMVTKGQRLVLECVASGIPTPHVIWAKDGQDLGSHNKTRFLLSNLLIDVVGEADSGTYICRADNGISSASSATVLYDVQVFEPPRVTVELQQQEVVYGETVRFTCQARGKPTPSVMWLHNARPLAPSPRHRLSSRALRVSNVGPQDDGLYQCMAENGVGSSQASARLITVSTGISSRVKLPSIYRPLSPDQVLREQPPVMPGAAGAMLPLDCSEMPGQILPAEAPIILSLPRTGKADYYELTWRPRHERGVPVLEYMVKFRKVGVSLADWTSSSISGALHKLTLAKLQPDSLYEVEMAAKNCAGLGQPAMMTFRTGKSRRGLGQIDPPKTPAVPSPSLSPPEAPDKPTVSTATETSAYVTWIPRGNRGFPIQSFRVEYKKVKKAGEDWVTAVENIPPSRLSVEITGLEKGTSYKFRVVAVNVIGSSPPSAPSKAYTVVGGRTHERPVDGPYITYNEAINETTVILKWTYTPVNNTPIYGFYIYYRPTDSDNDSDYKKDVVEGDRYWHSITDLQPETAYDIKMQSFNEKGESEFGNVVILETKARPNQQRPVPSETPDHRLGQPSGLVPRPGDLPYLIVGIVLGAFVFIIVAFIPFCLWRAWAKQKQMADLCFPAVVAPVSSCQYTMVPLQGLTLVGHCPLDARMTAPHGVYPVNGEYGEYPLNGKPHHHTHRLPGLQQEEVDCDMECDTLLPHTMSNGHLPVYHYSRSPDHHEQSCCPPDDSTLQLLDSSHQHHGSQELGGDDLCIGDKAEDGFIYKPASFPRLSLEDEGIFTTSSSAATTPQSQDVTIQEVNILPNVAYPEDEGTANTTDA